In the genome of Fusobacterium sp. DD2, one region contains:
- a CDS encoding endonuclease/exonuclease/phosphatase family protein yields MKLLTLNTHSLVEKDYEKKLAYFIEWVDRNDYDVISLQEVNQSISAEKVTADNYFIGANENVKIKEDNHILRVVNGLKLKGKNYYWVWTPIKVGYDIYDEGIGIISKYRPIDVKEFYITQSDDYFNWKVRKVIGIKCEIENKKKWFFSVHLGWWKDESEKFNYQFEKLKSQLKNIVAEDEEIFLMGDFNNPADVRDEGYDYILKEGWLDTYTLAREKDDGITVAGLIDGWKDHKDITSMRIDFIFTNKNQEIAKSNVVFNGKNGEIISDHFGVEIIR; encoded by the coding sequence ATGAAATTACTTACTTTAAATACCCATAGTCTTGTAGAAAAAGATTATGAGAAGAAATTGGCTTATTTTATAGAATGGGTAGATAGAAATGATTATGATGTGATATCCCTGCAAGAGGTAAATCAGAGTATAAGTGCTGAAAAAGTAACTGCTGATAATTACTTTATTGGAGCTAATGAAAATGTAAAAATTAAAGAGGATAATCACATTTTAAGAGTGGTCAATGGGTTGAAATTAAAAGGAAAAAATTACTATTGGGTATGGACTCCTATAAAAGTAGGTTATGACATTTATGATGAAGGGATTGGAATAATATCAAAATATAGACCAATAGATGTTAAAGAGTTTTATATTACACAGAGTGATGATTATTTCAACTGGAAAGTAAGAAAAGTAATTGGGATAAAATGTGAAATAGAAAATAAGAAAAAATGGTTTTTCTCTGTACACTTGGGTTGGTGGAAAGATGAAAGTGAAAAATTTAACTATCAATTTGAAAAACTAAAGTCACAGCTGAAAAATATAGTAGCTGAAGATGAAGAGATATTTTTAATGGGAGACTTTAATAATCCTGCAGATGTAAGAGATGAGGGATATGACTATATTTTAAAAGAAGGATGGTTAGATACTTACACTCTTGCAAGGGAAAAAGATGATGGAATAACAGTTGCAGGGCTTATTGATGGATGGAAAGATCATAAAGATATAACAAGTATGAGAATAGATTTTATTTTTACTAATAAAAATCAAGAGATAGCAAAATCAAATGTAGTATTTAATGGAAAAAATGGAGAGATAATTTCAGACCATTTTGGTGTAGAGATAATAAGATAA
- the malQ gene encoding 4-alpha-glucanotransferase yields MGMKTNRGSGILMHISSLPGKHGIGTFGEEAYRFVDFLKAAGQKYWQILPLGQTSYGDSPYQSFSIDAGNPYFIDLDILNQEGILEKDEYEAICWGESDTSIDYELMYQVRYGVLGKAFERFKVNSEYLEFLEKEKNWLDDYALFMALKKDNGDLSWDNWDEKYRKKDPEALENFRKLNEKKIEFWKFVQFKFYEQWGKLKKYAGENGIKIIGDIPIYVAYDSADVWKNPEYFQLDENLKMTSVAGCPPDAFSPTGQLWGNPLYNWEYMKETGYRWWIGRLEGAARLYDVVRVDHFRGFAGYYSIPAGETTAINGEWKKGPGIELFKKVKEALGHQNIIAEDLGFLTEDVISMLKESGYPGMKLLQFGFDSRDGGDYLPHSYTPNSVAYIGTHDNDTAVGWLGSAKEEDIQYMREYLDIDCEDKKETVWKLIKRTMGTVSDTAIIQMQDYLGLGNEARMNKPSTLGGNWCWRMKKGADTRELAEKIYEITELYKRV; encoded by the coding sequence ATGGGAATGAAAACAAATAGAGGTAGCGGAATATTGATGCATATATCTTCTCTACCAGGAAAACATGGGATAGGAACATTTGGAGAGGAAGCTTATAGATTTGTAGATTTTTTAAAAGCAGCTGGGCAAAAATACTGGCAGATACTTCCTTTAGGGCAGACAAGTTATGGAGATTCTCCATATCAATCATTTTCAATAGATGCAGGAAATCCTTACTTTATAGATCTTGATATATTAAATCAGGAAGGGATACTTGAAAAAGATGAATATGAGGCAATCTGCTGGGGAGAAAGTGATACTTCAATAGATTACGAACTTATGTATCAGGTAAGATATGGAGTATTAGGTAAGGCTTTTGAGAGATTTAAAGTAAATTCAGAGTACCTAGAGTTTCTAGAAAAAGAAAAAAACTGGCTTGATGACTACGCTCTTTTCATGGCTCTAAAGAAAGACAATGGAGATCTTTCTTGGGATAACTGGGATGAGAAATATAGAAAAAAAGATCCAGAAGCTTTGGAAAATTTTAGAAAACTTAATGAAAAAAAGATAGAGTTTTGGAAATTTGTTCAGTTTAAATTTTATGAGCAATGGGGAAAACTGAAAAAATATGCTGGAGAAAATGGGATAAAAATAATTGGAGATATACCAATCTATGTAGCATATGACAGTGCTGATGTATGGAAAAATCCTGAGTATTTTCAACTTGATGAAAATCTAAAGATGACTTCAGTTGCAGGTTGTCCACCAGATGCTTTTTCACCAACAGGACAATTGTGGGGAAATCCACTATATAACTGGGAATATATGAAAGAAACAGGATATAGATGGTGGATAGGAAGACTTGAAGGAGCAGCAAGACTTTATGATGTAGTAAGAGTTGACCATTTTAGAGGATTTGCTGGATACTATTCGATACCTGCTGGGGAGACTACTGCTATCAATGGTGAATGGAAAAAAGGACCTGGAATTGAACTTTTCAAAAAAGTTAAAGAGGCATTAGGTCATCAAAATATTATTGCTGAAGACCTTGGATTTTTAACAGAGGATGTTATCTCAATGCTTAAAGAGAGCGGATATCCTGGAATGAAACTTCTTCAATTTGGATTTGATTCAAGAGATGGAGGAGATTATCTTCCACATAGCTACACACCTAACAGTGTTGCATATATAGGAACTCACGATAATGATACTGCTGTTGGATGGCTTGGAAGTGCAAAAGAAGAGGATATTCAGTATATGAGAGAATATCTTGATATAGATTGTGAAGATAAAAAAGAAACTGTATGGAAACTTATAAAGAGAACTATGGGAACTGTAAGTGATACTGCTATTATTCAAATGCAGGATTACTTAGGATTGGGAAATGAAGCAAGAATGAACAAACCTTCAACTCTTGGAGGAAACTGGTGCTGGAGAATGAAAAAAGGTGCAGATACCAGAGAACTTGCAGAAAAAATCTATGAAATAACAGAGCTTTATAAGAGAGTTTAG